From Brachyspira hampsonii:
ATACTGTTTTTTAGAATTTTATCAATAGTAATAAACTACTCTAGGACTTCTATTATGTCTTCAATATTAAATTCACCCTTATAATAAATTTATATAGATAGAAGATATTATATAACAATGGATTTGCTTCCCAGATATTATACTGTAAGAAGAGGATGTACTTTATTAAAAATATCATCTTATATATTTATATATAGAGAAAGAAATTTTTGTTATATACTTTATAATAAAAATATAATAAATGATTCTGATTCACTTCCTGTAGGATTAAAACTACTATACCAAGTATAAGAGTATAAAGCAGATACTGTAATTATGAGCCTCAGCTTGAATATGTACCATTTAAAATAAAGATGTATTTAACTGCCAATTTCTATCAGGATTATCTTTTCATTATAAAAGGTCAATAATTTTAATAATAAAAAGGCTTAAACTTATAAAAGTCTAAGCCTAATATTTTATATAAGTTATCCTTTGAGTATTAACTCCATATTATAAGTTTCATATCAAATTTATAACTTAAGTCCTTATGATATGGATACATTCTTATAGCATAACCGCTTTGTCCGCTATTAGTACATTCTAAAGTACCTGAGAAAGAATGTCTTCCGTTTCCTAAATCAGAAGAATGTTTCATTTCAACTGTAATAGGATCTATGATATCTTCTTTCATACTTAACTTACCATAATAAAGTTCTATTCTTACAGAGTCAGGAGCTATATCTCCAAGATTAACTATAGTTTTAACTTCAAATTTACTTCCAACTTTTAAGTTTCTTGAAGGCATTTCAGAAATTGTATTTTCAAATGAAACTTTAGACCATTTTGAAATAATATCATTTTTCCAATTTTTTAGATTTTTAGCTTTATCAAATTCATTTTCTGTCATATTGAAGAATCTTTTACTTGCATTATTGTAGAATTTGTTAAAGTAATCAGCAACCATTCTATTTGTAGAGAATACAGGACAAACAGTCTGCATACTCCATTTCATAGCAGCAACCCATTGTCTAGGTATATTGTCTCTTCCTCTTTCATAGAATAGAGGTATTATCTCATTTTCCAATACATTATAAAGAGCTTTGCTTTCAACTTCATCTTGATATTCTAAATCTGTATATTCTTCTCTGTTACCTATAGCCCAGCCATTTTGTCCGTCATAAGCTTCATCCCACCATCCGTCTAATACGCTGAAGTTTAATCCTCCGTTTGGCGGAACTTTCATGCCGCTTGTACCGCTTGCCTCTAAAGGTCTTCTAGGGTTGTTAAGCCATACATCTACACCTTGAACCATATATCTGGCTACATTTATATCATAATCTTCTATAAATACTATATGATCTCTGAAATCTTCTCTTCTGCAGATTTCTGCAATATTTCTTATTAATTCTTTACCGCCATTATCATGCGGGTGAGCTTTACCGGCAAATATTATTTGTACAGGTCTTTCAGAATTAGAAACAATTTTCTTTAATCTTTCTAAATCTTTGAAAAGTAATGTTCCTCTTTTGTAAGTGGCAAATCTCCTTGCAAAACCTATAGTTAAAGCTTCAGGAGAAAGTATTTGTTCAGCATGTTCTATTTCTTTTTTTGTGAAGCCTCTGTTTGTAATCTGAGTTTTTAATCTTTCACGGCAGAAGTCAATAAGTCTCTCTTTTCTTCTTTCATGTGTTCTCCAAAGTTCGGCATCAGGTATTTTTTGTACTCTTTCCCAGATTTCATACTCTAATGGTTTAGTTCTCCAACGAGGTCCTAAATATCTGTCAAGTAGGTTCTGCATATCAAAAGATATCCAGCTTAAAGTGTGAATTCCGTTAGTAATAGAATCTATAGGAAGCTCATTAACAGGAACGCCTCTCCATATATCTTTCCACATATTTCTTGATACCTGTCCATGAAGTTCGCTTACTCCGTTATTTTCAGCTGATAAATTAAGAGCAAGCACTGTCATACAGAAACTTTCTTTTTGATCATCAGGATTAATTCTTCCTAGTCTTATGAACTCGTCCATAGACATATTGATATGCTTAACATATTCTGTAAAGTATTTTTGTATCATATCTATAGGGAATATATCATTACCGGCAGGTACAGGAGTGTGAGTAGTAAATATATTAGAACTGTAAACTACCTCTCTTGCTGTTTCTTTATCTAAATTATTATTTTCCATTAATTGTCTTATTCTCTCTAAAGAAAGAAAAGCACTATGACCTTCATTCATATGATATATTGTAGGTTTAATTCCTAATTTATCTAATGCCTTAACTCCTCCAATACCAAGAAGTATTTCCTGCTGTATCCTAGTTTCTAAGTTACCGCCGTAAAGCTGAGCTGTAATATCTCTATCTTCAACGCTGTTTTCTTCTATATTGGCATCCAAATAGTAAAGTTCAATTCTTCCTACATTAGCTTTCCATATCTGAGCATAAACTTTTCTTCCGGGTAAATCTACATCTACCTTCATAGTTTCGCCGTTTTTATCTAAAACTTTTTCTAAAGCTAAGTTAAAGAAATCATTTTCTATATCATATTCCTGCTGCCAGCCGTCAGCATTTAAATATTGTCTGAAATATCCCTTTCTGTATAGTAGTCCCATTGCTACCAAAGGCAAACCTAAATCACTTGCAGATTTTAAGTGATCTCCTGATAATATACCAAGACCGCCTGAATAGTTAGGCAAAGATTCATGAAGTCCGTATTCAAAAGAAAAATAAGCTATTTTTTCGTTTTTAGTTTTTTTACTTTCATCTAAACTATTATACCAAGTTTCCTGATTCATGTAAGTTTTAAACTCATCGTAAACTTCAGCTAAATTCATCATAGCAGCATCATCTTGAAGCATAGCATCAAAACGCTCTTGTAAAGATTCGCCTAAAACTCTTATAGGGTTATGATCTCTTTTATCCCAATTATCAATATCTATCGTTCTCAATAAAGTTATTGCTTTCTGATTCCAGCACCACCAAAAGTTTTTAGTAATTTCTATAAGTGGCTCCAATTCTTTTGGTACCGATGGTGAAACCATATATTTATTTAATTTCATAATATACCGCCTTAAAAATTATTTTAGATATACCTTGCTTATTCTATAATATTTTATAATAAAATCAATGAATTTATTTAATTATATGATGTTATTTTATATAAAATTATAATTATAAGTATTTTTTCTTGACTTTTATTCATATTGATATATAATAAACAATTATGAAATGCAGAATTTTTATTAACTCTATCAGCAATAACTTCTTTTGCTTATCATTCTTTTTTGGCGTTTAAAACGCCGGAATATTCTATTTTTTACAACAAACAAAATATATAAATTGAATTTTTTAATTCAAAGAAAACATAATATAAAGCAATCATACTTAACATAATATTTTAAACTCGAGGAGATAATTACTATGATTATTGTAATGAAACCAAATGCTAAAGAAGAACATATTAATAATATAACAGACAGGCTTATAGAAGCAGGACTTGGTACTAATAAGATAGTAGGAGTTGACTGTACTGTTATAGGTATAGTAGGGGATACTTCTAAGGTTGACAGAGAATTAATGGCTACTTTACCAGGTGTTGCAAGAGTTTTAAAAGTTCAGGAACCTTTCAAAAGAGCAAACAGAGCTTTCAAAAAAGAAGACACTATTGTTGATGTGAGCGGGGTAAAAATAGGAGCTGAAAAACCTGTTATAATAGCAGGTCCTTGTTCTGTTGAGAGTGAAGATCAGGTTATTAATATTGCTAAAAGCGTAAAAGCGGCAGGTGCTTCAATACTTAGAGGAGGGGCTTTCAAACCTAGAACTTCGCCTTATGCTTTCCAAGGTCTTGCTTTAGATGGACTTAAAATATTAAAATTGGCTAGAGAAGAGGTCGGCATTCCTATAGTAAGTGAAATTGTATCTATAAGACATTTAGAGGAGTTTGAAAATACAGTTGACATGATTCAGATTGGGGCTAGAAATATGCAGAACTTCGAGCTTTTAAAAGAAGTAGGTAAATTAAAGAAACCTATACTTCTAAAAAGAGGTTTAGCTAATACTATGGAAGAATGGCTTATGAGTGCTGAATATATACTCGATAAAGGAAACAGCAATGTGGTATTATGTGAAAGAGGTATAAGAACTTTTGAAACTTATACTAGAAATACTTTCGATGTTTCTGCAATACCTATAATAAAAAGAATGAGCCATTTGCCTGTAATAGGGGATCCTTCACATGCAAGCGGTAAGGCTTGGATGGCGCTTCCTCTCACTCTAGCTGCTCTAGCTGCCGGTGCTGATGGTATGATAATAGAAGTTCATAATGATCCGGAACATGCTTTATGCGACGGGGCTCAGTCTATAAAACCTGATACTTTTGAAGAGATTATGGCTTCTGTTAATATGATGGCTGATACTGTAACTAAGATAAAAGAGCGTCATGGCGGTAAAATTTATACTAAAAATTAATTTTATTTAAAATGAATTTTAAACTATGTATTTGTTTTTGTATTGATAACAAATACATAGTTTTTTATTTTTTAAATATTAGATAAATCCATTATAGTGAAATTCATAGATTCTATAACTTTAAGTAAAGCATAAGCCGTATCTAATGATGTAATACATGATATATTATTTTCAGCAGAAGCCCTTCTTAATTCTAAACTATCTGAATGTGTTTGGCTATTGCTTTCTATTGTATTTATAACATAGTCCACTTTACCAAGTCTTATAGTGTCTATTATATTTTCTAAACCTTCTTCATAAATTTTTGATACTTCTTTAACATAGAGTCCTTTTTCTCTTAAGAAATTAGCAGTTCCTTTTGTAGCATATATTCCGTAGCCTATATTAGAAAATCTCTTTGCCAAATCAAGTATTTCAATTTTATGATTATCTGAAATAGTGAGAAGTACATTTCCCTGTAAAGGTATTCTAAGTCCGCTTGCTATTAATGCTTTGTATAATGCTTTTTCAAAATTAAAATCAAAACCTAATGCCTCGCCTGTACTTTTCATTTCAGGTCCTAGTATAGTATCTACCTTTCTTAATTTAGCAAAAGAAAATACAGGAGCTTTAACAAATACCTTATTAGATTCTTCCTTATATAAACTATTGTATCCTTGCTCTTTTAATGATTTTCCAATTATGCACATAGTTGCCGCATTAGCCATTGGTATATTAGTTATTTTGCTTAAGAAAGGTACTGTTCTGCTGCTTCTAGGATTCACTTCAAGTACATAAACATTATCATTTTTATCAACTATAAATTGTATATTGTAAAGCCCTATGAAATTAAATCCTATACCTATTCTTTTAGTATAATCAATAATAGTTTCTTTTACTTTATTTGATATTGTTTGAGTAGGGTATACGCTTATAGAATCACCGGAATGAATTCCTGCTCTTTCTATATGCTCCATAATTCCCGGAATAAATATATTATTCTCACTGTCGGCAATAGCATCAATTTCTATTTCCTTTCCTATAACATACTTATCAATTAATATAGGAGCTTTATTGCTTACTTCTTTTACAGCAGTTTCCATATAA
This genomic window contains:
- the glgP gene encoding alpha-glucan family phosphorylase translates to MKLNKYMVSPSVPKELEPLIEITKNFWWCWNQKAITLLRTIDIDNWDKRDHNPIRVLGESLQERFDAMLQDDAAMMNLAEVYDEFKTYMNQETWYNSLDESKKTKNEKIAYFSFEYGLHESLPNYSGGLGILSGDHLKSASDLGLPLVAMGLLYRKGYFRQYLNADGWQQEYDIENDFFNLALEKVLDKNGETMKVDVDLPGRKVYAQIWKANVGRIELYYLDANIEENSVEDRDITAQLYGGNLETRIQQEILLGIGGVKALDKLGIKPTIYHMNEGHSAFLSLERIRQLMENNNLDKETAREVVYSSNIFTTHTPVPAGNDIFPIDMIQKYFTEYVKHINMSMDEFIRLGRINPDDQKESFCMTVLALNLSAENNGVSELHGQVSRNMWKDIWRGVPVNELPIDSITNGIHTLSWISFDMQNLLDRYLGPRWRTKPLEYEIWERVQKIPDAELWRTHERRKERLIDFCRERLKTQITNRGFTKKEIEHAEQILSPEALTIGFARRFATYKRGTLLFKDLERLKKIVSNSERPVQIIFAGKAHPHDNGGKELIRNIAEICRREDFRDHIVFIEDYDINVARYMVQGVDVWLNNPRRPLEASGTSGMKVPPNGGLNFSVLDGWWDEAYDGQNGWAIGNREEYTDLEYQDEVESKALYNVLENEIIPLFYERGRDNIPRQWVAAMKWSMQTVCPVFSTNRMVADYFNKFYNNASKRFFNMTENEFDKAKNLKNWKNDIISKWSKVSFENTISEMPSRNLKVGSKFEVKTIVNLGDIAPDSVRIELYYGKLSMKEDIIDPITVEMKHSSDLGNGRHSFSGTLECTNSGQSGYAIRMYPYHKDLSYKFDMKLIIWS
- the aroF gene encoding 3-deoxy-7-phosphoheptulonate synthase, which translates into the protein MIIVMKPNAKEEHINNITDRLIEAGLGTNKIVGVDCTVIGIVGDTSKVDRELMATLPGVARVLKVQEPFKRANRAFKKEDTIVDVSGVKIGAEKPVIIAGPCSVESEDQVINIAKSVKAAGASILRGGAFKPRTSPYAFQGLALDGLKILKLAREEVGIPIVSEIVSIRHLEEFENTVDMIQIGARNMQNFELLKEVGKLKKPILLKRGLANTMEEWLMSAEYILDKGNSNVVLCERGIRTFETYTRNTFDVSAIPIIKRMSHLPVIGDPSHASGKAWMALPLTLAALAAGADGMIIEVHNDPEHALCDGAQSIKPDTFEEIMASVNMMADTVTKIKERHGGKIYTKN